The Mesorhizobium sp. B2-8-5 genome segment GCGATCTCGACTTTCGACATGGTGGCCGACAGCTCCGAGCGCAGCTCGGCGGCGCGGGCCGAGCCCTTGATCGCGGCGATGTTGAACCATTTGTGGGCGGCGACGACATCGGTCTCGCAATCGCGGCCGGTCGCATACATCATTCCCA includes the following:
- a CDS encoding sel1 repeat family protein produces the protein MARFEMLEDGFGAMGATAQADILFELGMMYATGRDCETDVVAAHKWFNIAAIKGSARAAELRSELSATMSKVEIATALREAREWMTMH